The Humidesulfovibrio mexicanus DNA window GCGCAGCATCGCCTACTACTTCCAGAAGGGCGTGTTCATGGGCGCGGGGGTGATGTTCGAGGGCGAGGCCAACTACTTCCTCATCAAGGATCACCTCATGGAGCTGTATGGCCCTGGCAGGCAGGTGGGCGACCGCTATGGCTGGACCTGGGACACGCTCAGCATCGACCTGCGCCTGCGTGACGGGGTGGGGGAACTGCGCTACACCTGCGAGGCGCCTGCAAAGAAGTAGCGCGCAGCGCGCGCAAGGGGGGTGCACCCATGACGCGGCCCGACGGCCCCATTCCCAACCCGCCCCTGTGCCCGCGGAGCGCGAGCTTCGTCCACATGGCCTGCCTGGCCCTTTCGGCGGCCGCGCTGTTCGCGGAATTCCTCATCGCCTACTCCCTCATGGTCGGCGGCGGCGCAACCGCGCCGCTGCGCCCGGCCTGGGCGATACTCGTCGCCGGGTTGCTGTTGCTTGCGCTGCAGGGCGTTCTTGTGCAGACGGCCCTGGTGCGGCCGCTGCGCGAGGCGGGCCTACGCGTGGAGCAGCTCGCCCAGGCCATGGAGCAGCACACCCACCGCGACCTGCTTACGGGACTGCTCAACCGCATTGCCTTTGAGCAGATGGTGGTGCGCGAACTGGAGTCCCTGCGCCGCTATGGCGCGGGGTTCTGCGGCGTCATGCTCGATGCGGAAGGCCTGCGCCGCGTCAACGAGACCCAGGGGTACGAGGCCGGTGACCTGGCCCTGCACGAGCTTGGACAGTTGCTCAAGCGCAACGTGCGCAAGGCCGATCTGCTGTTCCGCTGGCGCAGCGGCACGTTTTTGCTTCTGGCCACGGGCATCGGGCCGGAGCAGGCCCAGCTCTTCGCGGAAAAGCTGCGCCGGGTGGTGGAGGGCCATGAGTTTCGGCCGGGAGTGCGCCTTGGCGCGTGCGTGGCCGTGGCCCAGGCGCGGCCGGAGGACGAGCCGGAGCAATTCGTTGCGCGCATGAAGACCGCGCTTGCCTTGGAGCGGGAGCGCTGCGAGCGCGACGGGCCGGAAGCCTGATCGCCGCGTTGCTTTTGTCCCGCGCGGCGGCCCATGGTCTCCCTTGACTTGACTGGTCCGCTTATGTAACACACAATCTCTTTTTGCGCGCCCCGCGCCGTTCCGCACCCGCGGAAGGGCCGTGCCGCGCCCATTGCGCATGGAGTGACGCCAGTGTTCGACAGCCTTACGGACCGCCTTTCCGAAGCCTTCCGCAATCTGCGCGGCCAGGCCAGACTGGATGAAAAAAACATCCAGGACGGCCTGCGCGAGGTGCGCATGGCCCTGCTCGAAGCCGACGTCAACTTCAAGGTCGTCAAGGACTTCGTCGACCGGGTGAAGGAGAAGGCCCTGGGCGCGGACGTGCTCAAGAGCCTCACCCCCGGCCAGCAGGTGGTCAAGATCGTCCACGACGAGTTGGTTGAGCTGCTTGGCGGCGAGCAGACCGGGCTTTGCCTCAAGCACAAGCCCGTGACCATCATGATGGTTGGCCTGCAGGGCTCCGGCAAGACCACCACCGCCAGCAAGCTGGCCAACCTGCTGCGCGCCAAGCACAAGATGAAGCCGTACCTGGTCCCGGCGGACGTGTACCGCCCGGCGGCCATCGAGCAGCTCCACGTGCTGGCCCGGCAGCTTGACGTGCCCGCCTATCCCAGCACCACGGACATGAACCCGGTGGACATCTGCGCCGATGCCCTCAAGAAGGCTGCGGAGGCCGGGTGCGACGCCGTGCTCTTTGACACCGCCGGTCGCCTGCACGTGGACGAGCCCCTCATGGAGGAGCTCTCGGCCATCAAGGCGCGCTGCAACCCTGCGGAGATCCTCTTCGTGGCCGACGCCATGACCGGCCAGGACGCGGTCACCGTGGCCGAGGCCTTTGACAAGCGCCTGGGCATCAGCGGCGTGGTGCTCACCAAGATGGACGGCGACGCGCGTGGCGGCGCTGCGCTCTCCATCAAGAGCGTCACGGGCAAGCCGCTCAAGTTCGTGGGCGTGGGCGAAAAGCTTTCCGACCTGGAGCCCTTCCACCCGGACCGCGCTGCCCAGCGCATTCTGGGCATGGGCGACGTGATGACGCTCATCGAAAAGGCCCAGGACACCATGGAGGCCGCCGAGGCCGAGAAGCTGGCCGCCAAGATGCAGCAGGCCAAGTTCGACCTGGAGGACTTCCTGACGCAGATGCGCCGGATGCGCAAGATCGGCTCGCTGGAGAGCATTCTCAAGCTCATTCCCGGCATGGGCGGCATGATGAAGAAGCTGGGCGATGTGCAGGTGCCGGAGAAGGAGATCGACCGCGCCGAGGCCATCATCAACTCCATGACCAAGAAGGAGCGCCGCGAGCCGTCCATCATCAACGCCTCCCGGCGGGAGCGCATCGCCAAGGGCTGTGGCCGCACCGTGGCTGATGTCAACGCGCTCATCAAGAATTTCGAGCAAATGAACAAGATGATGCAGAAGATCCTCGGCGGCGGGGGCGCGCCCAAGATGCCCAAGATGCCTAGGATACCCGGAATGCCCGCGGGCTATACTCCGCCGGGAACCAAGCCGCAGCCCAAGCCCAGCCCGGCCATGCTGGGCAACTCCATGGCGCCGGGAATGCCCCTGATGCCCGGCATGGGCGCAATGCCGGACATGCCCGGCGCGCAGGGCGAGGGCAAGAAGCAGCTTTCCAAGAAGACTCTGGCCGAACGCAAAAAGAAGAAGCAGAACAAGAAGCAGCGCAAAAAGCGCTGACGAAACGGCGCATCCCGCGCCCAAAGCCGATTGGCGGCGACCCTGCTTGCCAATTGGACTGAAACCGAATAACAACTCAATTCAGGGGGAAAGACACAATGGCTCTCACTATCCGACTGACCCGCATGGGCTCCAAGAAGCGTCCGTTCTACCGCCTGGTGGTGCTTGAGCGCGCCAGCCGCCGCGACGGCCGTCCGCTGGAGTTCCTGGGCCACTACAATCCCATGGTCAATCCGGTCGAGGTCGTCATCGACACCGCCAACTACGAAAAGTGGATCAAGCAGGGCGCCACCCCCAGCGACACCGTGCGTTCGCTGGTGGCCAAGCAGAGCGCCTAGCGCCTTGCTGGCAGGTTTCGCGGCAGGGGTTCCCGGCACATCTCCCGCGCACACTCTTCACATGGGGGTTCAGCCATGCTCAGGGACATGATCGAGTACATCGCCAAGTCGCTTGTGGATAACCCGGACGAGGTGAAGGTCACGGAGATCGAGGGCGAGCAGACCGCTGTGCTGGAACTCAAAGTGGCGAAAGAGGATTTGGGCAAGGTCATCGGCAAGCAGGGCCGCACCGCCCGGGCCATGCGCACGCTCCTCGGGGCGGCCTCGGCCAAGGCCAAGCGGCGCGCCGTGCTCGAAATCATCGAATAGCGCCATGAACAGCACTGCGGGACGGGGCGGACTTGTCGCCGTGGCCCGCGTGGCCAGGGCGCATGGCATCCGCGGGGAGCTCAGCATGGACATCCATGCCGAC harbors:
- a CDS encoding GGDEF domain-containing protein, producing the protein MTRPDGPIPNPPLCPRSASFVHMACLALSAAALFAEFLIAYSLMVGGGATAPLRPAWAILVAGLLLLALQGVLVQTALVRPLREAGLRVEQLAQAMEQHTHRDLLTGLLNRIAFEQMVVRELESLRRYGAGFCGVMLDAEGLRRVNETQGYEAGDLALHELGQLLKRNVRKADLLFRWRSGTFLLLATGIGPEQAQLFAEKLRRVVEGHEFRPGVRLGACVAVAQARPEDEPEQFVARMKTALALERERCERDGPEA
- a CDS encoding KH domain-containing protein yields the protein MLRDMIEYIAKSLVDNPDEVKVTEIEGEQTAVLELKVAKEDLGKVIGKQGRTARAMRTLLGAASAKAKRRAVLEIIE
- the rpsP gene encoding 30S ribosomal protein S16, with amino-acid sequence MALTIRLTRMGSKKRPFYRLVVLERASRRDGRPLEFLGHYNPMVNPVEVVIDTANYEKWIKQGATPSDTVRSLVAKQSA
- the ffh gene encoding signal recognition particle protein, encoding MFDSLTDRLSEAFRNLRGQARLDEKNIQDGLREVRMALLEADVNFKVVKDFVDRVKEKALGADVLKSLTPGQQVVKIVHDELVELLGGEQTGLCLKHKPVTIMMVGLQGSGKTTTASKLANLLRAKHKMKPYLVPADVYRPAAIEQLHVLARQLDVPAYPSTTDMNPVDICADALKKAAEAGCDAVLFDTAGRLHVDEPLMEELSAIKARCNPAEILFVADAMTGQDAVTVAEAFDKRLGISGVVLTKMDGDARGGAALSIKSVTGKPLKFVGVGEKLSDLEPFHPDRAAQRILGMGDVMTLIEKAQDTMEAAEAEKLAAKMQQAKFDLEDFLTQMRRMRKIGSLESILKLIPGMGGMMKKLGDVQVPEKEIDRAEAIINSMTKKERREPSIINASRRERIAKGCGRTVADVNALIKNFEQMNKMMQKILGGGGAPKMPKMPRIPGMPAGYTPPGTKPQPKPSPAMLGNSMAPGMPLMPGMGAMPDMPGAQGEGKKQLSKKTLAERKKKKQNKKQRKKR